One segment of Acidianus sp. HS-5 DNA contains the following:
- a CDS encoding PadR family transcriptional regulator produces the protein MQNNIKFRIRTYHVHFHRARGLRHIILYLLYTNGPLTGAEIMEKVEESSMGMWRPSPGSVYPMIRELEVEGLIEVVKTEGTKKYYGLTDKGKELLEGIPRDKRINNAITELESLIEYILDNWDSLNSEEKDRIKKIIEKLKSIS, from the coding sequence ATGCAAAACAATATTAAGTTCAGAATAAGAACTTATCACGTGCATTTTCATAGAGCTAGAGGACTTAGGCACATAATACTTTACTTACTTTATACTAACGGACCACTAACAGGAGCAGAAATTATGGAAAAAGTTGAGGAAAGCAGCATGGGCATGTGGAGACCTTCTCCCGGTTCTGTTTATCCCATGATTAGAGAATTAGAAGTCGAAGGATTAATAGAGGTGGTAAAAACTGAAGGAACTAAAAAATATTATGGATTAACTGATAAGGGCAAAGAGCTACTTGAAGGAATTCCTAGGGATAAAAGGATAAATAATGCAATAACGGAGTTAGAGTCATTAATTGAATATATTTTAGATAATTGGGATTCATTAAATTCTGAAGAGAAGGATAGAATAAAGAAGATTATTGAAAAACTAAAGTCTATAAGCTAA
- a CDS encoding YeeE/YedE thiosulfate transporter family protein gives MITYIAPMWVGLIIGFIIGAAAEIWGIANPETLIRLAKWEDRLFAACITLGFAIGTPVLFGLYAAGVGFHWGPKPFYVIGVLIGGLFFGTGLALSGYFPGSIWMALGEGRRDAIYALFGALLGAASWTALYQTPAGQWLTTVGNFGSLIIGATHPSGKEYLIPWDGLTPLDLFGISIIYAIGMFLFAYYLPRYKGGVRSCLRMNIEKRMTPQEVQLHRDTARFLTDGGLPYSENSIAKKLNEYYAVEDNVTRWFMVSVAGIVALTVVAEMFMHQIFGESTTDSWLAGHLFMPTFKYSQIVFKGIGWEPFSDIGTLMGAFFSAIFLTRRFTAFRDIVPPSWAVRFGSNPAKRFLGSFGGAYLMLFGARMADGCASGHILSGDLEMALSGLEFTAAVFASMLVTAHYVYKKR, from the coding sequence ATGATAACGTACATAGCCCCAATGTGGGTTGGGCTCATAATAGGCTTCATAATAGGGGCAGCAGCAGAAATTTGGGGAATAGCTAATCCGGAAACGTTGATTAGGTTAGCAAAATGGGAGGACAGACTGTTTGCTGCATGCATTACCTTAGGATTTGCAATTGGAACACCAGTACTCTTTGGATTATATGCTGCAGGCGTGGGTTTCCACTGGGGTCCTAAACCGTTCTACGTAATAGGAGTACTTATAGGAGGTTTATTCTTCGGAACTGGATTAGCACTTTCTGGATACTTCCCTGGCTCAATATGGATGGCTTTAGGAGAAGGTAGGAGAGATGCTATATACGCATTATTTGGAGCATTACTAGGTGCGGCAAGCTGGACTGCATTATATCAAACTCCTGCTGGACAATGGTTAACTACTGTAGGAAACTTCGGTAGTTTAATAATTGGTGCAACTCACCCTTCAGGAAAAGAATACTTAATACCTTGGGATGGATTAACACCTCTAGATCTATTTGGCATATCAATAATTTATGCAATTGGAATGTTCTTATTTGCATACTATCTACCTAGGTATAAGGGAGGAGTAAGGAGTTGCTTAAGGATGAATATAGAGAAGAGAATGACTCCACAAGAAGTTCAGCTACACCGTGATACAGCAAGGTTCTTAACTGATGGAGGTCTACCTTATAGTGAGAACAGTATTGCAAAGAAGTTAAATGAATATTATGCAGTTGAGGATAACGTAACTAGGTGGTTTATGGTATCTGTAGCAGGAATTGTTGCATTAACAGTAGTTGCTGAGATGTTCATGCACCAAATATTCGGAGAGTCTACAACTGATTCGTGGCTTGCAGGACACCTATTTATGCCTACATTCAAATATTCACAAATAGTATTCAAGGGTATTGGTTGGGAGCCATTTAGTGATATTGGAACATTGATGGGTGCATTCTTCAGTGCAATATTCCTTACGAGGAGGTTTACCGCATTTAGAGATATAGTACCGCCAAGCTGGGCAGTAAGGTTCGGTAGCAATCCTGCAAAGAGGTTCTTAGGATCATTCGGTGGAGCATACTTAATGTTATTTGGAGCAAGAATGGCTGACGGTTGTGCATCTGGACACATATTGAGCGGAGATTTAGAAATGGCATTAAGCGGACTGGAGTTTACTGCAGCAGTATTCGCTTCAATGTTAGTGACAGCACATTACGTTTATAAAAAGAGGTGA
- a CDS encoding MFS transporter yields MDVGKKIRILVITSLAHFNNDGTFLIFPLLIVYYSTVDKISLVILGAISIIYTLLSGLLSPLIGDFADKHNIDSALMSIGILLEGTAIALFGISFLFPSIALVALGSTILGIGQAFYHPIGGAVLSRTFGKESGRALGINGSLGSLGRSLMPSIVTFLILGFGELTGLLTVSAYMLISSAVIFVGLKFYRRESIEIRRSKEKLESAFYKFLIILGSIVFIRSMFITGTTTFVGDFVYDVYYSKELAGVFLTIGFLGSVLGQPAFGWLTEKKGGRYAFVISSILSILAFIGFLAFSQNLVASLSFYTIFTFAAFSSFPVLLGYVSQTFPKSFYTVANSYIWGIGVTVGGAAGNALITVLLGLKFSILSSFYIMLGLAIFSAILMPLIPKRVYINK; encoded by the coding sequence ATGGACGTTGGAAAGAAGATAAGAATATTAGTAATAACTTCCTTAGCTCATTTTAACAATGATGGAACTTTCTTAATATTTCCACTTCTTATAGTATATTACAGCACTGTGGATAAGATAAGTCTAGTAATTTTAGGAGCGATATCAATAATTTACACGTTACTTTCTGGACTTTTATCTCCGCTGATAGGAGACTTCGCCGATAAGCATAATATCGATTCAGCCTTAATGAGTATAGGAATCCTTCTGGAAGGAACAGCAATAGCTCTCTTTGGAATTTCCTTCTTATTTCCGTCTATAGCTTTAGTCGCTTTGGGTTCAACAATTCTGGGCATAGGCCAAGCTTTTTATCATCCAATAGGCGGAGCAGTGCTTTCCAGGACTTTCGGCAAAGAATCGGGTAGAGCATTAGGGATTAACGGGTCTTTAGGAAGTTTAGGAAGGTCTTTAATGCCATCAATAGTGACTTTCCTCATACTGGGCTTTGGAGAATTAACGGGTTTACTTACAGTTTCCGCATATATGCTAATTTCTTCAGCAGTAATATTTGTAGGCCTTAAATTCTATAGGAGAGAATCAATAGAGATTAGGAGGAGCAAAGAAAAGTTAGAGAGTGCTTTCTATAAGTTCCTTATAATACTAGGTTCTATCGTATTTATTAGGAGTATGTTCATAACAGGTACCACTACTTTCGTAGGAGATTTCGTTTACGATGTTTATTATTCAAAAGAATTGGCTGGAGTATTCTTAACCATAGGATTTTTAGGTTCAGTTTTAGGTCAACCTGCTTTCGGATGGCTTACTGAAAAGAAGGGCGGAAGATACGCGTTCGTAATAAGCAGTATACTCTCAATATTAGCCTTCATAGGCTTTCTGGCATTTTCGCAAAATCTAGTTGCGTCACTGTCTTTCTATACCATATTTACCTTTGCAGCATTTAGTTCCTTCCCAGTGTTGTTAGGTTACGTGAGCCAAACTTTCCCTAAAAGTTTCTACACTGTAGCTAATTCATACATTTGGGGAATAGGAGTCACTGTAGGAGGTGCCGCAGGAAATGCTTTAATTACCGTGCTTTTGGGACTAAAATTTTCAATACTTTCCTCTTTTTACATTATGCTAGGGCTAGCGATATTCTCTGCAATACTAATGCCGTTAATTCCTAAGAGGGTCTACATCAATAAATGA
- a CDS encoding sodium:calcium antiporter — protein sequence MIDIIRFVLVLTALIIAAELLAKGTENMERKFGQGIAGGIILGFLTALPETVITIYALLNKEYEEAVGSAIGGNVILFTLGIGLVGLIYSISWNRSLKMRHDYKIENNFLLANTIVLIIIIFYGRFDLFTAIILSSIYIFYLAYRVKKGGENGKNEVNLTRSIIELAIGATLILSFSDLFVKCIVAISEEFNLPIIWTSLLLTPIAAELEEKISGIKLAMSNLDGGSLAIVSFVGSKIENSTLLLGLIGFFTSYDFHNSLPEVISAVVANAIGVVILLDGRITKHESIFLIALYFIIIYLDFIL from the coding sequence ATGATAGATATAATTAGGTTCGTATTAGTTTTAACAGCACTGATTATTGCAGCTGAACTTCTTGCCAAAGGTACTGAAAACATGGAAAGGAAATTCGGTCAAGGAATAGCAGGAGGAATAATTTTAGGTTTTCTTACTGCATTACCCGAGACAGTAATTACCATATATGCATTATTAAATAAAGAATATGAAGAAGCTGTAGGTTCCGCAATTGGTGGTAATGTTATACTTTTTACCTTAGGTATAGGCTTAGTTGGTTTAATTTATTCTATATCTTGGAATAGATCCCTAAAAATGCGTCACGATTATAAAATTGAGAACAACTTCCTATTAGCAAATACCATAGTATTGATTATAATAATTTTTTATGGAAGATTTGATTTATTTACTGCTATCATATTATCTTCAATTTATATATTTTATCTTGCTTATAGAGTTAAAAAAGGTGGCGAAAACGGTAAAAACGAGGTAAATCTGACGAGAAGTATTATAGAGCTTGCAATAGGTGCTACTTTAATCCTTTCTTTCTCGGATCTTTTTGTCAAATGTATAGTTGCGATATCTGAGGAATTTAATTTACCTATTATCTGGACGTCACTACTGCTGACTCCCATAGCTGCAGAACTTGAAGAGAAAATTTCAGGGATAAAGTTAGCAATGAGCAATCTGGACGGAGGATCTTTAGCTATAGTTAGCTTTGTGGGGAGTAAGATAGAAAATTCTACTTTATTACTGGGTTTAATCGGTTTCTTCACATCATACGACTTCCATAATTCCTTGCCAGAAGTAATATCTGCGGTAGTAGCTAATGCAATAGGTGTAGTTATTCTTCTCGATGGCAGAATTACTAAACACGAATCTATTTTTCTTATAGCCTTGTACTTTATAATTATCTATTTAGATTTTATATTATGA
- a CDS encoding DUF202 domain-containing protein: protein MGSPSDHLANERTFLAWVRTGVALIGFGFVIAKFALFISILKGAKSLSSSSVTYGEIMIILGGIVIIYGLYSYLVNERDLSKNQYTPRVLPNTMFVGIILAIAVVLALLII, encoded by the coding sequence GTGGGTTCTCCTTCAGATCATTTAGCTAATGAAAGAACTTTCCTAGCTTGGGTTAGAACTGGGGTAGCCTTAATAGGCTTCGGTTTTGTAATAGCAAAATTTGCTTTATTCATATCCATCCTTAAAGGAGCTAAATCATTATCCTCAAGTTCAGTAACTTATGGAGAAATAATGATTATACTAGGCGGAATTGTAATAATATATGGCTTGTATTCCTATCTAGTAAACGAGAGAGATCTTTCTAAAAATCAGTACACACCTAGAGTTCTGCCCAATACGATGTTTGTAGGTATAATCTTAGCAATTGCAGTAGTTTTAGCGTTGCTCATAATATAA
- a CDS encoding thiamine pyrophosphate-binding protein has translation MLGDKIFEILEGYTDRIYGNPGTTELSFIKKIPSDFKYYLALQDGAAVGMAEGYHLGSDKLAVVNLHAAPGLSNALGFLYTAYMDRIPMVIIGGQQTSSHLSDEPRLYGDLTTISKPVVKASFEARNANEGIKFLIRAIKTSLTPPYGPTFLSIPEDLEDKEVQTPLFKDFMHKVELCCNENEVKEVIERINSFDKVAIVTGYEIDVFNAHDEMREFAEKINSPVFAEPFASRTPFETPHKLFAGDLPRKSSEINKVLEDFQAVIIIGGSVNNVLFPDDEVLKEKEVIEVTYDWIEASRRPWKTLVCNPKDFLRIAVKYVKPHSFNSVKVIPPRNQKVEEIMKALYPHLGNYAIFDEAPSYREIIRSIVGYKRRLFFANRAGFIGWAIPASFGYSSAGGKALAIVGDGSFNYSFQALWSAAKYGGVMKVLVVNNQGYNSLKGWGNTNTEILSPITSPWKLASSYGFEGKEFDDYKKGIEWLMEDSTQKLAEIKV, from the coding sequence ATGCTTGGAGACAAGATTTTTGAAATTCTCGAGGGATACACTGACAGAATTTACGGAAATCCTGGAACTACGGAACTATCCTTTATAAAGAAAATTCCTTCAGATTTCAAATACTATTTAGCATTACAAGACGGTGCTGCTGTAGGAATGGCTGAAGGCTATCATTTAGGTAGTGATAAATTAGCAGTAGTGAACCTTCATGCTGCTCCTGGCTTATCTAATGCACTAGGATTTCTTTATACTGCATATATGGACAGAATACCGATGGTAATAATTGGCGGTCAACAAACTTCTTCTCACCTTTCTGATGAACCAAGGCTTTACGGGGATTTAACTACAATCTCAAAGCCAGTAGTTAAGGCATCCTTTGAGGCTAGAAATGCTAATGAAGGAATAAAATTCCTAATAAGGGCAATTAAAACGTCCTTAACTCCACCCTACGGACCTACTTTTCTCTCCATTCCAGAGGATTTAGAAGATAAGGAAGTCCAGACGCCTCTTTTTAAAGATTTCATGCACAAAGTTGAACTTTGCTGTAACGAAAACGAAGTAAAAGAAGTAATTGAGAGAATTAACTCCTTCGATAAGGTAGCAATAGTTACAGGTTATGAAATAGACGTATTTAATGCTCACGATGAAATGAGGGAATTTGCAGAGAAAATTAACTCCCCGGTTTTTGCTGAACCTTTCGCTTCAAGGACTCCTTTTGAGACACCTCACAAGCTTTTCGCAGGAGATTTACCTAGGAAGTCTAGTGAAATAAATAAAGTCCTAGAAGATTTTCAAGCGGTAATAATCATAGGTGGTAGTGTAAATAATGTGCTCTTTCCAGATGATGAAGTATTGAAGGAAAAAGAAGTAATTGAAGTAACTTACGATTGGATTGAGGCATCAAGGAGACCTTGGAAAACCTTAGTTTGTAATCCTAAAGATTTCTTAAGGATAGCTGTTAAATATGTAAAGCCGCATTCTTTCAATTCTGTGAAAGTTATACCACCGAGAAATCAAAAGGTTGAGGAAATAATGAAGGCTCTGTATCCTCATTTAGGTAATTATGCAATATTCGATGAGGCGCCTTCTTACAGGGAAATAATAAGATCTATAGTTGGTTATAAAAGAAGGTTATTCTTCGCAAATAGAGCAGGATTTATTGGCTGGGCAATTCCTGCATCTTTCGGGTACTCGTCTGCAGGAGGAAAAGCTTTAGCGATAGTTGGTGATGGGAGTTTCAATTACAGTTTCCAAGCATTATGGTCTGCAGCAAAATACGGAGGAGTAATGAAAGTTCTTGTAGTCAATAATCAAGGATATAATTCGCTGAAGGGTTGGGGAAATACTAATACGGAAATTCTTTCGCCTATTACCTCTCCGTGGAAATTAGCTTCAAGCTATGGATTTGAGGGAAAAGAGTTTGACGATTATAAGAAAGGAATAGAGTGGCTAATGGAGGACAGTACTCAAAAATTAGCAGAAATTAAAGTTTAG
- the csa3 gene encoding CRISPR-associated CARF protein Csa3 has translation MILVTTFGFDEKFQIRAVLNYGKSIEKVIIVTSITDTDKVKKALSSFTSFLDNSSIKYDIIKVDPINFINSVAVIAYSLPIGKKIIANLSGGMRAIIMEALTALALRGIDADVEIETEDFQGKIFFKVSDLTRGDINSDHLLILREIWRGNRSIYKLAKATGMSTSAVSRKLSKLLKYGYIRREDTNYILNNKGMIMALMMEMSDES, from the coding sequence ATGATATTAGTAACAACATTTGGCTTTGACGAGAAATTTCAGATAAGGGCAGTACTCAATTACGGTAAAAGTATAGAAAAGGTAATAATTGTAACATCCATTACCGACACGGACAAGGTAAAAAAAGCTTTATCGTCTTTCACGTCTTTCCTTGATAACTCTTCGATAAAATATGATATAATCAAGGTAGATCCGATAAATTTTATAAATTCAGTTGCAGTAATAGCATATTCTCTTCCTATAGGTAAGAAAATTATTGCAAATCTGAGCGGAGGTATGAGAGCTATAATCATGGAGGCACTTACGGCCTTAGCTTTAAGAGGTATCGATGCTGACGTTGAAATAGAGACAGAAGATTTCCAAGGTAAAATTTTCTTTAAAGTTTCCGACCTTACTAGAGGTGATATAAACTCAGATCATCTTCTAATACTTAGAGAAATATGGAGAGGGAATAGAAGTATTTACAAGTTAGCTAAAGCTACGGGTATGTCTACCTCTGCAGTAAGCAGAAAGCTTTCAAAACTGCTAAAATACGGTTACATAAGGAGGGAAGACACTAATTACATCTTAAATAATAAAGGAATGATAATGGCATTAATGATGGAAATGTCAGACGAATCTTAG
- a CDS encoding DMT family transporter encodes MLKGYFFIMGVIIVWGLSFPLSKIALYFMSPFVLTFLRFTIGGLILAIYGKGIIYGKREAINAILNMGIFVILLNLAINYSKNPALASVLIYMQPIFVAVFTRIKGEEILLPQLIGIIISFIGIFISVDSVNFSIGSLIAIIAAILWAIGTLYYAKLKDRNVVKLNAFMSLFSSLFVLPTIPFGFYFKPSAVGLALGVLVAIIAQALGFMFWFSSVKDLGATTASSIVILVPVSAYIFSFIILNQIPNIFQIMGSSLALIGVFISQYSRVHLSRK; translated from the coding sequence GTGTTAAAGGGTTATTTCTTTATAATGGGAGTAATAATAGTTTGGGGTTTATCATTCCCTTTATCGAAAATTGCCCTTTACTTCATGTCTCCTTTCGTACTCACATTCTTAAGGTTCACTATAGGAGGACTAATTTTAGCAATTTATGGAAAAGGTATAATCTACGGGAAAAGAGAGGCTATTAACGCAATACTTAATATGGGAATTTTCGTTATCCTCCTAAACTTAGCAATAAACTATTCTAAAAATCCTGCTCTAGCTTCTGTGTTAATTTACATGCAGCCAATATTTGTTGCAGTGTTTACAAGAATAAAAGGCGAGGAGATTTTACTGCCTCAGTTAATTGGGATAATCATTTCATTTATAGGCATATTCATTTCAGTTGATAGTGTTAATTTTAGCATAGGATCTTTAATAGCTATTATTGCGGCGATTCTCTGGGCAATAGGGACTTTGTACTATGCGAAGTTAAAGGACAGAAATGTAGTAAAGCTCAACGCTTTCATGTCTTTGTTTTCCTCATTGTTCGTATTACCTACCATACCTTTTGGTTTTTATTTTAAACCTTCTGCAGTTGGATTAGCTTTGGGAGTTTTAGTTGCAATAATAGCCCAAGCTTTAGGCTTTATGTTCTGGTTTTCAAGCGTTAAGGATTTAGGCGCGACTACTGCCTCTAGCATAGTTATTCTTGTTCCAGTCTCAGCTTACATCTTCTCTTTCATTATTCTAAATCAAATACCTAACATCTTTCAAATAATGGGTTCTTCACTAGCGCTCATAGGAGTTTTTATATCACAATATAGCAGAGTACACTTATCAAGAAAATGA
- a CDS encoding C2H2-type zinc finger protein — protein MYKCCDKEFSDEKSFKKHIKSSKSHHLTSSEVFRVDLPKEYVTSTIENKDNALRLLGFIPYGDKAIIPLRLSKNIIGGVLKRSLIAKVDGPYFDSGLINYKIDAGNVKYNVSFRQAKLGESLRLTTIVTFEAELNFLGTLLPSAVIKSLSSLIMPDDIVENVKKVLVTEKREEKLPSKL, from the coding sequence ATGTACAAATGTTGTGATAAAGAATTTTCAGATGAAAAGTCATTCAAAAAGCATATAAAAAGTAGCAAGAGCCATCATCTTACATCTTCAGAAGTATTTAGAGTAGATTTACCAAAGGAATATGTAACCTCAACCATAGAGAATAAAGATAATGCATTGAGGTTACTAGGATTCATACCTTATGGAGATAAGGCAATAATTCCCTTACGTTTATCCAAAAATATTATAGGAGGAGTTCTAAAAAGGTCTTTAATAGCTAAAGTTGACGGTCCTTACTTTGATTCTGGACTGATAAATTATAAGATTGATGCCGGTAATGTAAAATATAATGTAAGCTTCAGGCAAGCAAAATTAGGAGAAAGCTTAAGGTTAACTACTATTGTAACTTTTGAGGCTGAACTGAACTTCCTAGGAACACTTTTGCCAAGTGCAGTAATAAAAAGCTTGTCTTCGCTCATAATGCCCGATGATATAGTAGAGAACGTGAAGAAAGTCCTAGTAACAGAGAAGAGAGAAGAAAAATTACCGTCTAAACTTTAA
- a CDS encoding SMP-30/gluconolactonase/LRE family protein, whose translation MEKISPYSGDLYEGPIWHPTENVLYWVNILAGTIHRLDLKKFIYMEIKLKDYVSSISPRISGGLIATSGQGFYVVNMDGEVKEIYKVKDWDSRNRFNDGKCDAVGRYWIGTMNLEEKYPTAGFYVLDTDLSFRKVLDNVTISNGLAWSSDNKTLYYIDTPTKKIFEFDFDLERGKISNKKVLIDLSSVQGNPDGMTIDSKDNLWVALFGGGKVIKIDTKNKEIADEIPLPTPNVTSVMFGGENLSTLYITTAKIHLQSPDENAGYVYAEKVSATGTKINFCGF comes from the coding sequence ATGGAAAAAATTTCTCCTTATAGCGGAGACCTTTATGAAGGTCCTATCTGGCACCCAACAGAAAATGTACTTTATTGGGTTAACATTCTGGCAGGAACAATTCATAGATTAGATTTGAAAAAATTTATTTATATGGAAATAAAACTTAAAGATTATGTAAGTTCAATTTCACCTAGAATATCAGGGGGATTAATAGCGACTTCTGGCCAGGGTTTTTACGTAGTTAATATGGATGGAGAAGTTAAGGAAATTTATAAAGTAAAAGACTGGGATTCAAGAAATAGATTTAATGATGGTAAATGTGATGCAGTAGGTAGATATTGGATAGGTACAATGAACTTAGAGGAAAAATACCCTACAGCAGGATTTTACGTTTTAGATACTGACTTGTCTTTTAGGAAAGTTCTCGATAATGTTACTATTTCAAACGGTTTAGCTTGGAGTTCAGATAATAAAACCTTATACTACATTGATACACCTACAAAGAAGATTTTCGAATTCGATTTCGACCTTGAGAGAGGTAAAATAAGCAATAAGAAAGTTCTTATAGATTTATCATCTGTTCAAGGAAACCCAGATGGAATGACTATAGATTCTAAGGATAATCTATGGGTAGCATTATTTGGTGGAGGAAAGGTTATAAAAATTGACACTAAAAATAAGGAAATAGCAGACGAGATTCCTCTTCCCACTCCTAATGTAACTTCAGTAATGTTTGGCGGTGAAAATCTTTCAACACTTTACATAACTACTGCCAAGATTCACTTACAATCTCCAGATGAGAATGCAGGCTATGTTTATGCTGAGAAAGTGTCCGCAACGGGTACTAAAATTAATTTTTGCGGATTTTAG
- a CDS encoding winged helix-turn-helix transcriptional regulator, whose amino-acid sequence MDEIDKKILLYLYRDGRTSIHNLASLLNLTPPTVLYRLKNLEKEEILEGFQLLINPNFYGKYYSFIAFKNLIDMDDKWIFLKFKCVEWLNVYGIAGESNLQIEDRISFMRKNLGEPEMQYTPVQQPLQPKELDMKIVRALQEDPRASTSEISEKIGLDSKIIIKRLKIMKNKGYISVIPRVNIPKSGISVFSMFSKRIPLIRDTLSSCRVLEIVDKNNVGIEVCLTENIENVRNYVRAVREKDAEADVMIIYDINTKGLIE is encoded by the coding sequence ATGGATGAGATAGATAAGAAAATATTACTTTACCTTTACCGTGATGGCAGAACATCTATTCATAATTTAGCATCTTTACTAAATTTAACTCCTCCTACTGTACTTTATAGGCTAAAGAATTTAGAAAAAGAGGAGATCTTGGAAGGATTCCAACTTTTAATTAATCCCAACTTTTACGGAAAGTATTATTCATTTATCGCATTCAAAAACTTAATAGATATGGATGATAAATGGATATTTTTAAAGTTTAAATGCGTAGAATGGTTAAATGTATATGGCATAGCCGGAGAGAGCAATTTGCAAATTGAAGATAGAATATCATTTATGAGGAAAAATCTTGGAGAGCCTGAAATGCAGTATACTCCAGTTCAACAGCCTTTACAGCCTAAGGAGCTTGACATGAAAATAGTAAGGGCGTTACAAGAAGATCCCAGAGCTTCTACTTCAGAAATCTCAGAGAAAATAGGATTAGATAGCAAGATAATTATAAAAAGATTGAAAATTATGAAAAATAAAGGATACATATCTGTGATACCAAGAGTTAATATACCGAAAAGTGGAATATCAGTGTTTTCAATGTTCTCAAAAAGGATTCCACTAATAAGGGATACGCTCTCCTCATGCAGAGTCCTAGAGATAGTAGATAAAAATAATGTCGGAATAGAAGTCTGTTTAACTGAAAACATTGAAAATGTAAGGAATTATGTAAGAGCCGTTAGAGAAAAAGATGCTGAGGCCGACGTAATGATAATCTACGATATTAATACAAAAGGTCTTATAGAATAA